One stretch of Deltaproteobacteria bacterium GWA2_45_12 DNA includes these proteins:
- a CDS encoding methylthioadenosine phosphorylase: protein MTKPQSLIGIIGGSGLYAMAAFVLKKKINLKTPFGKPSDSFMMGELSGVPVVFLPRHGVGHQINPTEINFRANIWGMKKLGVSQIISVSAVGSLKEEIKPGHMVAVDQFIDRTRQRVSTFFEKGIVAHVSFADPVCARIRKALIESSQRSRAFVHKTGTYVCMEGPAFSTRAESHWYRSLNADVIGMTNLQEAKLAREAEICYSTLALSTDYDCWHVSEEAVTTDQILVVLHQNIEMAQKIIGDCVTHLQDEPACPCHKAVAHAILTDKKKISPAAKQRLKLIVGKYLS from the coding sequence ATGACAAAACCCCAATCTCTTATAGGTATTATCGGCGGCAGTGGTTTGTACGCCATGGCGGCTTTTGTGCTTAAGAAAAAGATCAATCTTAAAACACCTTTTGGGAAACCTTCGGACTCCTTCATGATGGGCGAATTGTCCGGTGTTCCCGTTGTTTTTTTGCCACGTCATGGAGTAGGGCATCAGATTAATCCGACCGAAATTAATTTCAGGGCCAATATTTGGGGAATGAAAAAATTGGGAGTCAGCCAGATCATTTCCGTTTCTGCCGTGGGCTCGCTTAAGGAAGAAATAAAGCCCGGGCACATGGTGGCAGTCGACCAGTTTATTGATCGTACCCGTCAGAGAGTCTCCACTTTTTTTGAAAAAGGGATTGTGGCCCATGTCAGTTTTGCAGATCCTGTTTGTGCGCGAATAAGAAAAGCGCTTATCGAATCCTCTCAGCGTTCCAGGGCCTTTGTTCACAAGACGGGGACCTATGTTTGCATGGAAGGTCCCGCTTTTTCAACACGGGCTGAGTCGCACTGGTATCGTAGTTTAAACGCCGATGTGATTGGCATGACTAATTTGCAGGAAGCCAAGCTCGCGCGTGAAGCTGAAATTTGTTATTCCACCCTGGCTTTGTCCACCGACTATGATTGCTGGCATGTATCCGAAGAAGCTGTGACTACCGACCAGATTTTGGTCGTGCTCCATCAAAATATTGAAATGGCCCAAAAAATTATTGGTGATTGTGTGACGCATTTGCAGGATGAGCCGGCTTGCCCATGCCATAAGGCCGTGGCTCACGCCATTTTAACGGATAAGAAGAAGATATCGCCTGCCGCAAAGCAGAGGTTGAAGTTGATTGTGGGGAAATATTTATCGTAG
- a CDS encoding peptidase C69: protein MFEHINSEQILKTLLKKGGDYADIFFEHNQQTSITCEDKKMESIVSGINRGAGLRLISNLHTAYGATNKFDSLSNLGESLAGTLQAKDFSGDIHLSTINPKLSFPVLQTPALIPTNQKVAMLENLNKQAWAMDKKIVQVRIRYGDGLRHTEIATSEGHYAVSPRTLLVLSITITMSDGDHFFTGYESTGGHGGFELLTEQALNQTLQKAVFRAQLNLKAKRAKAGTMPVVISSQAGGTLVHEAVGHGLEADLACQGMSVYGDKKGQVVASPKITVVDDPTLPQKRGSYLFDDEGVPSQKAVLIENGVLKNYMFDRLTAMKMDCASNGHGRRESFEYRPVVRMANTLILPGQDNPDEIIASVNDGLFVKMMGGGQVNTINGDFMFEVTEGYRIENGKIGEPVRGATLTGNGPEVLKIIDKVGNDLGFSIGTCGKDGQNAPVSDAMPTIRIPEMVVGGVVE, encoded by the coding sequence ATGTTTGAACACATCAATTCCGAACAAATTCTAAAAACCCTCCTTAAAAAAGGAGGCGACTACGCTGATATTTTCTTTGAACACAACCAACAGACCTCCATCACCTGCGAAGACAAAAAGATGGAAAGCATTGTCTCGGGCATCAATCGTGGTGCGGGCTTAAGGCTTATTTCTAATCTTCACACAGCTTACGGCGCCACCAACAAGTTTGATTCACTTTCAAATCTGGGTGAAAGCCTGGCCGGAACTCTTCAAGCAAAAGATTTTTCCGGCGACATCCACTTAAGCACAATAAACCCAAAACTTTCCTTCCCTGTGTTGCAAACACCGGCATTGATCCCCACCAATCAAAAAGTGGCCATGCTTGAAAACTTAAACAAACAAGCCTGGGCCATGGACAAAAAAATCGTTCAGGTTCGTATTCGTTATGGAGATGGCCTTCGTCATACCGAAATAGCAACATCCGAGGGCCATTATGCTGTCAGCCCGCGCACTCTCCTGGTTTTGTCCATCACCATTACCATGTCCGATGGCGACCATTTTTTTACAGGATATGAATCAACAGGGGGCCACGGCGGTTTTGAATTGCTTACAGAACAGGCTTTAAATCAAACTCTTCAAAAAGCTGTTTTTCGGGCGCAATTAAACTTGAAGGCCAAAAGGGCCAAGGCCGGCACCATGCCTGTTGTCATTTCATCCCAAGCTGGGGGCACACTGGTTCACGAAGCTGTGGGACACGGGCTGGAAGCCGATCTGGCCTGCCAGGGCATGTCTGTTTATGGTGACAAAAAAGGGCAAGTGGTGGCATCTCCAAAAATTACGGTGGTCGATGACCCCACCCTTCCTCAAAAAAGAGGTTCTTATTTGTTTGATGACGAAGGGGTCCCCTCACAAAAAGCAGTGCTCATCGAAAATGGTGTTTTGAAAAATTACATGTTTGACCGTTTAACCGCCATGAAAATGGATTGTGCTTCCAATGGCCACGGTCGGCGTGAATCTTTTGAATATCGCCCCGTCGTGCGCATGGCCAACACTCTTATTCTTCCAGGGCAGGACAACCCGGATGAAATCATTGCCTCAGTAAACGATGGCCTCTTTGTAAAAATGATGGGGGGCGGCCAGGTCAACACCATCAATGGTGATTTCATGTTTGAAGTGACCGAAGGGTATAGGATCGAGAACGGAAAAATAGGCGAACCCGTGCGTGGAGCCACTCTTACAGGAAATGGCCCGGAGGTTTTAAAAATTATTGATAAAGTGGGCAATGACCTCGGTTTTTCCATTGGCACCTGCGGGAAAGACGGCCAAAACGC